The genomic window TCAGTGAAATAGGTTTGATGTTCGGAGCCGGGCTTATTACACTGATAATAGATTATCTGCAAAAAAACACTAATAAAAAACTCAACAATATAATTTTTGTTGGTCCGCTCCAGTTGTTAATGTCCGATGTGTCTTCCCTTCTCAATTTAAAATTGTTCTGGATTTTTCTAAAGATTGGAGCTATATTATACGGCAGCGGATATGTGTTGTTCGCTTTTCTGGATACAGAGCTTGTTTCCGGAGGGATCATTACACGTCAGGAACTTATAGATGCTATTGCTGTAGGTCAGTTTACACCAGGACCCGTATTTTCTTCTGTTACATTTATCGGGTATCAGATTAATGGGTTTTCAGGGGCTATCGTATCAACCTTAGCCATATTCCTTCCTTCTTTTGTATTTGTTGCTTTATTGGGTCCTTTTGTTAATAAAATGAGAAATTCTTCCACTTTTTCCTCTTTTCTTAACGCTGTAAATGTAGCATCCATAGCAATAATCATATCTGTATGTATAGCAATAGGGCTGGAAAGTATTACCGACTGGAAAACAACGTTTATTGCCTGTATAAGCATAATCATAGTTTTCGGATTTAATAAATTAAACAGTGCTTTTATTGTTATTGGGGGATCGTTACTAGGTTATTTATTACATATTCTGATTTAAAAATACAATAACGAATAAATTGTATTTACTATCCATTATTTTTCATAAAAAAACCACAGAAAATTCTGTGGTTTTCAATATGTAAAGCTTGACTCTTAATTATTAATATACTTTTCAAAAATTCTTGAAAAATCTTTTTGATTATACTTCTCAAAGCTATTGGTATTCCAAGCAAAAATATATTCGTTGATCGCTCTCAATTCCTGACTTTTCGAAACATTTTCCTGCTTTCCGGAAGCTACTGTTGTTATTGCTTTTTGGATGCTGTCATTAGAAAAGTTCAACAAAGAATGATTGTGGTGAACTTCCTGTTGAATCGCCAAAAGAGCTTTATACAGATCTTTTAACTGATCAATCTGACCTTTTGCAACACTGATCATCATTGGAACATTCCCGATATTAAATGAAATTTCAACATCCAAATCAATTGTTCCTGCAGTTTGCAAAGCAATATTAGAGAAAGGAAACTGATAATATTCATATCTCTTCAACACTCTCTTTTTATCCAAAGCACTTGCTCCGTCAATATGAATTAATGCTCTGTTGGTAAAACAATATTCGTCTCTTTTAGATTTAATCAGGAAAAATATTTTCTCCTGATCTTCAGACAAAATATAATCATCAGAATCTACTTTATCATAATCCTGAGAAGGAATAATCTTACCAATATCTCCCAATCCTAAAGCTTCCGCAGCTAATTTCTTAAACATAATTTATTTTAATTTGTATTTTATTAAGTGGCTAAAATTAAGAAAATAACTGAGATAAAATCAAAAAAAATTATCTTAGAATTTGATTAGATATTAAATTTTTGACGCAAAGATTTTAGTTAAAGGCTTAATTATTTAAGTAAGCAAAAAAGAATCAACAAGTTGATTAGATGAAGCTGTGTTTTCAAGCTTCGCAAAGCAAATTTCATTTGCCTTTGCTTCCTAAAAACAGTGTATATCGTTGAATAAAAACTTTGCGTTTAAAAATAATAGAGCCATAAAAATTTTAAATATCGAATTTAAATAGACTCTACAAAATGAAAAAACCACAGATTTTGTCTGTGGTTTTAATATATTTAAAATTGATTATATCAAATTAAATGTGAATCACCTCACCATAAGCAGCAGCAGCAGCTTCCATGATAGCTTCAGAAACTGTCGGGTGCGGGTGGATAGATTTGATGATTTCGTGGCCTGTAGTTTCTAATTTTCTGGCAACAACAGCTTCAGCAACCATATCAGTAACTCCTTCTCCGATCATGTGGCAACCTAACCACTCACCATATTTAGCATCGAAAATAACTTTGATGAAACCATCTGTATTTCCGTTTGCAGTAGCTTTTCCACTTGCAGAAAGAGGGAATTTACCCACTTTGATTTCGTACCCTTTCTCTTTAGCCTGCTTTTCTGTAAGACCAACAGAAGCAACTTCAGGGTGGCAGTAAGTACATCCTGGAATATTGCCGTAGTCGATTTTCTCAACGTGCATTCCTTTGATTTTTTCAACACAAGTAATCCCTTCAGCAGAAGCAACGTGTGCCAAAGCCTGAGTCGGGATGATATCTCCGATTGCGTAATATCCGGGAACTGAAGTTTCGTACCATTCGTTTACCAACACTCTTCCTTTATCCGTCTGGATTCCCACTTCTTCAAGACCGATGTTCTCGATGTTTGCAGCAATACCCACAGCAGATAATAAAATATCAGCTT from Chryseobacterium camelliae includes these protein-coding regions:
- the chrA gene encoding chromate efflux transporter, coding for MSNNQNLKELAKLFLKLGIIGFGGPAAHIAMMQKEVVIEKKWLTDQEFLDLIGATNLIPGPNSTEMAIHIGRKKAGWKGLIVAGLCFIFPSVIITGIFAILYKKYGQLPEVYPFIYGIKPAIIAIILGAVFPLAKKSVKTFRLAVIGGIVLICSLLKISEIGLMFGAGLITLIIDYLQKNTNKKLNNIIFVGPLQLLMSDVSSLLNLKLFWIFLKIGAILYGSGYVLFAFLDTELVSGGIITRQELIDAIAVGQFTPGPVFSSVTFIGYQINGFSGAIVSTLAIFLPSFVFVALLGPFVNKMRNSSTFSSFLNAVNVASIAIIISVCIAIGLESITDWKTTFIACISIIIVFGFNKLNSAFIVIGGSLLGYLLHILI
- a CDS encoding PH domain-containing protein — protein: MFKKLAAEALGLGDIGKIIPSQDYDKVDSDDYILSEDQEKIFFLIKSKRDEYCFTNRALIHIDGASALDKKRVLKRYEYYQFPFSNIALQTAGTIDLDVEISFNIGNVPMMISVAKGQIDQLKDLYKALLAIQQEVHHNHSLLNFSNDSIQKAITTVASGKQENVSKSQELRAINEYIFAWNTNSFEKYNQKDFSRIFEKYINN